From Paenibacillus sp. FSL H8-0537:
GCGATGGCGACGCTGCTCTCCCCGTTCAGAAGGCTCTGGCAGGCGAGATGCAGCGCGGTCAGGGACGAAGAGCACGCGGTATCCACCGTCAGGCTCGGCCCGTTGAAGTTGCAGAAATACGAAACGCGGTTGGCGATGCTGTAGAGCAGCGTGCTTGGGCTGAGCACATGGCCCTGCGCCTGTGCGAGCACACCAAGCTCTTGATACGGCTGCCACAGCGCCCCGACGTACACGCCGACCGACTGATCGCTGAGGCTCTGTCTCGTATAGCCGGCATCTTCGAGCGCATGCCAGACCACCTCAAGGAACAAACGCTCCTGTGGGTCCATCAGCTCGGCTTCACGCGGCGGGATGTTGAAGAACATCGGGTCAAACTTGTCCACATCATCGAGGAAACTACCCCATTTGCTGTACAGCTTGTCGTTTTGCTTGTCCGGATCATAGTAGCGCACGTAATCAAATCGATTCGGTCGGATCTCTTCGATGCAGTCCTTGCCCGCTTGGATGTTCGCCCAGAATTCCGCCAGCGATCCGGCCTGCGGATAGCGCCCGGCAAGGCCGATGATCGCGATATCCCGCACAGCCGGAGCGTGCGGTGTCATCTCGACCGTCTCGACCATATCTGCGGAACGCGCGATTTCTTGAGCACTTGCCACAGCCGCTACTGTCGATTCAACTGCCGCCTCTACCACCTCATCCACTTCAACCGTTTCCGGCAATTGCAGCAGCGAACGCAGCGTCTCTTCATACTCCTCTAGGAAATAACCCGTCAGATCTTCCAAGTTGCGGTACTCAAAGAACAGAGTCTTGGACAGCTCGGACCCAAACGCATCCTCGAATAGCTTGTTCAGCTCCAAGATCATCACCGAGTTGATGCCATACGCTTCGAACGCTTCCTCCGTCCGGATCATCGACGGCTCCAGCCCGATCGCCTCAGACAGCAGACCCCGCACGAATTCCTGTGCGCGAGATCTCAGCACCGCCATACAACGGTCGCGAGCTGCCTGCGTTTGGGCCGTCGACACCGGGGCTGCCACCTGCACCAAGGACGATTTTTCATAATTCGTCGCCTTTATCAAGAAATTGACGAGCCGCGCCACCACGCGCCCCTCCTCGTCGCAAACGGTCAGGTTAAACTTCTTGATGTCCGGGTTGTTCTTCGTCTTCGGGCTGACTTCACTGTAAACGTGGCATCTGCGCGGCACGCTCCCCCACATCTCCAAGCTTTCGATCGCAATCGGGATAAAATCGCGCTCGTCATCGCCGTGGAAGCGGTTGTTGATCAGCGCCGTCTGGAACACGCCCGTTAGCATCGTAGGGTGCAGCAGGTACTCCTCATATGTGTCTGCGATCATCTCCGGCAGTTCCAGCGTCGCCAGCGCTTCCTGCTCGTTGAGCACCATCACCTGCATCGGCATGAAGCTCTCCCCGACGATCAAGCCCTCCGCATGAATCTGCTGATAGACCTGCTCCCGCGTCCAGCTCGCCGTGCAGCGCTCTCGAATCGCTGCGAGATCGAGCGTTTCCACCTCGCTCTGCGCCAGCTGCCAAGGAGCATATTGTAGCGCCCCGGTCGCATGCACGACGCGTTCGGCCCCTTCCATTCTGTAGATCTCGTAGTCGGTGCGCTCCCCTTTTGGCAGCAGTTGAATGAACACATCAAACGGCTCTCCGCTCGAAGACAGTTGCTTCGCCCAGTAGCAGTTGAGCAGCTTGCTCACCCGCTGGCCCGGAAGAGCGAGTGCGCCGGCCTGTCTGGCCATCTCGGCATAGCACGCGCCTGGCACATTGTATTTGTTGTCCACCACATGATCGACCTGATAGAACTCCGTGTTGTCATAACGTCGCTGGTACAGCCCCTGCTCGCCAGCGACCTTGTTCAGATCGATCAGCCCCGAGCTGCGATACAGCGGAGCCAGAGCCCCCAGCTCGGCATAGTGCGCCTCGATGACCGCGCGCTGCTTGTCTTGCAGCAGATAGTCCAGAATCTGTTGCGAGGTTCCATGTTCAAACAGCAACGGCGGTTTGAAATCGACGCCAAAATACTGCGAGATCAGGTTCGCAATCTGCAGCAGCGACAGCGACGCCACCCCGAGCTGCTGCAGCGGCTGGCTGGCACCGATCTCCGCCGGAGCCAGGTGCAGCGCTTGTGCGAGGATGCTGTAGAGATCCCGACGGATCATCGTCGGCACATCCAGTTCTCGCACAGTCTCCGCTTTGCGGATGCCAAAGTGCTGGTTGATTTTCATCTGGTCACCTTCGATCCCTACGATGTGAGCGAAACCTTCCTGACTTGCCAGATGCAGCGCTTCCCTGAGCAGAACCCAGCCCTGCGGTGTTTCCAGCGGCTGCATCCCGAACACCTTCCAGAGATGCTCCTTCTCCTCCGGCTCCACGGTCATCCCGCCGTTCGCCCAGAGCGGCCAGTTGATCGCCAGCGACAGACCGCTGCGCCTGCCCTCGGCGACGAGCTGCTGCCGGTGCGCCGCATACGCATCCATGAAGCTGTTGCCCGAAGAATAATCGCACTGCCCTTGATTGGGCATCAGCGCTGCAATCGACGAGAACATGACAAAAAAGTCCAGTTCGTCGCCGGCCGTCGCGTCGTCCAGATGGAGCGTCCCCGCGAGTTTGGGCTGCAGGACTTTTTCAAAAGACTCAGTTGTTTTGCGCAGGATGAAGCTGTCTTCAATCAACCCGCTTCCCTGCAAAACGCCGTGGATGCTGCCATAGGTCGCACGCGCTTGCTCCACCGCCGCACGCACTTGTTCGGCATCGCCGAGGCCCGCCCGAATGTACAGGCCGGAGCCGCCCAGACTAGCCAGCCTGTCAAGCTGTGCCACGATTCTCTCATCCTGCTCTCTTCGCCCGAGCAACACGACCTTCGCCTTATATTCCTTGGCCAGATAGTCGGAAAAAATCTGCCCCAGGCCGCCCGTGCCGCCTGCAATCAGATACACCCCGCCTTGACGCAGCGCATAAGCCTGCTTCTGCAAGCCGCCCGCCACGGTCACCATCTCGCGCAGCTGCCTTGTCCCGCCTACATATCTCACTTCATGCAGCGGGGCCGGAGCACTCGCAAACAGCTCCTCTAGAAGCGCCCGGCCGCAGTTTTCAAAGTGATCTGTGAACGCCGCCACCTCCAGATGAAGGCGCGGGTACTCATACTTCAGCGTGCGAGCCAGCCCTCCGGCCGCATACAGGGCGGGCAGCGCCTCGGACGACATGCTCTCGCCGGCGTAGAGGATCTTGATCGGCTCTTTAAACCGGCTCTTAATCAGAGCTCCTGCCAGCACGAGCAGCCCCCGCAGGTCTTCCACCCCCGGAAGGGCGGCCGGCACGAGAATCTGCCGCACGGCAAATCCGCTTGCCTTGATCTCCTGCAGCGCTTCCAGATAGCGATCTGGGTCCTGCTCGGCGATCGTCAAGCGCCGGAACGGCACCTCCTCGCCCAGTTCGCCGTGCATCCAATCGGCCAGCGACTCCGAACCGTTGAGGAGGAGCAAGCCCTTCGCCTCCGCTTCTGGACCGCAGGCTTCCTCCCGCCACTTCGAGGTGTAATAGAGCAGCCCCTGTTCGCTCGCCGCTTCTTTTCTCGTTTCTTCGTTCCTTGCTTCTTCATTTCTCACCAACGCCCGCTTCGTAAAATTCTTCACCGAAGCCAGCACGCGACCTTCGCCGTCGCAGAGATACAGGTCGAACTGGATCGAACCGCTCTGCTGCACCTGACGCTGCTTAACATAGTAATAGCGCACAGCTTCCAAGCTTCCCGCAACCGTGAAGCTCTCCGCATAATACGGCACATACTGCGATTCGCTCGCTGTTCCGTTTCGCACGCTCAAGCACACCGCCGTCTGCAGCGCCCCGTCCAGAATGCCGGCTGCAATGCGCCAGTGATTCCGGACGTCCACCTCCGCAATCGCCTCATCAGCCGAGCAGTGCAGCGTCTCGATCACCTGGAACGAAGGCCCATACACCAGACCGTTTTCGGAAAAGAGACCATACAGCCCGGCCTTCGATTCCTTCGTCTCGCAGCGCTTGCGAATCTCCTCCACCTCGATGCGCTCTTCCATCCGCGCCACCTGCTTGAGCAGGCGGCCTTGGCAGTGCAGGTCCGCCCCCGAACGAATGCGCACAGCCCGGTCGCTTCCTTCCTCCTTCACGTTCAAGAGGAGGGTGCGCGGCTCGTCGAAAACGGCCAGCGGCTTCAGCCAATACACATCTTGGAACGTTACACCGGCTGTCCACTCTTCCTTCAGCTCTCCGACGATCAGGTCCAGATAGCCCACGCCCGGCAGCACTTTCTGCCGCTGAACGAGATGGTCTTGCACCATCCGCTCCGTAGCAGGGAGCAGGATCTGCTTGTCGCCGGAAGCCGTATCCGCCTTCAGCGTCTTCGGCTCAAACCAGCATTGCAACCGCTCAAACGGATACCCCGGCACCTCGATGCGAGAACCGTGGAAGCTCGCCTGCTCCCAATCGATCCCCTCTCCCTTCACCCAAGCCTCGGCGAGCAGGAACAGATCGTCCGTCGACGTAGCGACCTGCACAGGCGCGTCAGGCTTCGTCACCACGACGCCTTGGAACAGCGACAGCGAGGCCTGCTCGCTCACATACCGCTCCAGCTCCTCCACCACCTGCTCCACCGACGAAGCGACCATCGCCAGACGCTCCTCGAACTCCTCGCGCCCGAACATCAGCGTGAACGCGAGATCATCCACATGCACAGACTGTCCGGCTTCGCTTTGCAAAAATGTGAGCAGTCGCTCAGCCGATGCCCGCAACTTCCCTTTTTTCGCAGACAAAAGCACCAACCGCTTCTGCGACGCGCTCTTGGCGCGAGGTCTGTTGCTGCGCGGCGGCTCTTCCAAGATTACATGCGCATTGACGCCGCCCATGCCAAACCCGCTGACCCCCGCCTGTCTCGGCAGCAGCTTGCCTTCGATGCGCCGCTTCTTCCACGCGGTCGGAGCCGTGACGAGGCCAAACGCCGACCCCTCAAACGAGATGTACGGATTAATCTCTGTAAAATTGAGCAACTCCGGCAGCACGCCATGCTTCATCGCCAGCAGCACCTTGATGATCGAAGCCATCCCGGCCGCGCTCTCCAGATGGCCGATGTTCGTCTTGACCGAGCCGAGCAAGCAAGAGTTCTCGCGCGGCTGCAGGCCCCGCTCCTCATAGTACTGCCCATATGCATTCTTCAGCGCATTGATCTCGATCGGGTCGCCCAGCGGCGTGCCTGTGCCGTGCGCTTCTATGTAGGAGATGTTGCGCGGGTCCGCTTCGGAGCGCTGCAGCGCCGTGTAGACCACCTCAGACTGAGCGGTCACGTTGGGGGCCGTCAGGAAATTCGAGCGCCCACCATGATTGATCGCCGTCGCCTTGATTACGCCCAAGATGTTGTCACGGTCTTCCACCGCCTTGTCCAGCGGCTTGAGGAACAGGGCCGCCACGCCTTCACCGCGCACATAGCCGTTCGCCGACGCATCAAACGATTTACATTGCCCGTCCACTGACAGCATGCCGGACTTGGCATGGGAGATGTACATCCGCGGGCTGAGCAGCGCATTGACGCCCCCGACGATCGCCGCCTCGCATTCCCCTTCCCGAATATCGCGCACCGCGTTGTGCAGGGCGACCAGAGAACTGGAGCACGCGGTGTCCACGGCTTCGCTCGGCCCTCTGAAGTTGAAAAAATACGACACGCGGTTCGCGAGAATCGAGTGTACCGTTCCTGTGGAAACAAAGGCGCTGATGTTCTCCCCCAGCAGCTCGGCATAGTCGTTTTTCGAAACGCCCGCATAGACGCCGATCTTCCGGCCCGACAGACTCTTCGGGCTGTAGCCAGCGTTTTCAATCACCTGCCAGACCGTTTCTAGGAACAGGCGGTGCTGCGGGTCGATAAAATTCGCCTCTTTGGGCGAGATGCCAAAAAACAGCGGGTCGAATCGATCGACCTCCTCGATGAATCCGCCCCACTTGCTGTTCGTCTTGTTCTCTTCCTTTTGCGGGTCGCCGTACACATCCTCCCACTTCCAGCGGTCTTGCGGAATGACAGAGATGCTGTTGAGGCCTGCATTAAGGTTGTTCCAAAATTCCTGTGTGTTCTTTGCCCCCGGAAAACGACCGGCGATTCCGACGATGGCCACTTCTCGCTTTGGCGTTTGAGTCATCCAGATCCGCTCCTCGTATAGTATTCTTGAATCTATTTCTCAGTCATTTTCCAGCGTCCTCGGGAGCTGGTGGCGACCTTCAAACCTTCCAATAAATTTGCTCCTTGAAATCTGAATTAGGGACTGGACTTTCTGGCATGCCTCTGGACAATTGGTTGAAGCTGCCAACTCAGTGAAGAACCGCGATGAAGAATTCGGCGAGCATTACCTGAAGAAATGAAATACATGGAAGTCCTTGAGCACCAACACAAACGCGCCCTCGTCTTAACGTAAGAAACTTGTGTGTCTGGTCGATGTGCTGCTGTGCAACGGCCAACTCTACACGCCTCGAAGGAAGGTAAACACGACGAAGGAATAACGACCCTTTGCTAAAGTCCTTTGCGAATTCCCAGTTAAAATATGGAATATTATTTAATTTTCTACTGGGTCTAATTTGATGCGCCTATTTTTCTGTACTCCCAGCCGTTACAGCCAAGAAGATTTCCAGTTCAACCGAATCAGGGACTTGACATCATACCGCTGGACTTTTTGCTTACAATCCGACCAATTCAGAGATGCGCCGGCTCAGCAGGTCTGCCGTTTCGCGCATCAGTTTTTCGCCGATCACATCGACATGGCGTGCTCTCCAGCTTTCCAGCGACGTGCCTTTCACCCAGCGGTTGAACGCCCCCAAGGCCGGGCCGCAATGTACCTGATAATCCACCGTGTGCTCGGCGTCCCCGCTGAGCGCCATGCGCGACGAATAGCCAAAATACCATTTGAAGATCAGCCCCATCTTGTGCTTGGGATTGCGATCCGCCTTCTCGATCTCCTGCGGGGCCACATAGGCTTGCACTTCGCGGTAGACCTCGTCGAAACTGCGCTTGAAGTAACGCTCTTGCAAAATGCGGCGGGTCTTCTCATCGATCTCCTCCAGCGAGTTGAACTGGCGGTAGAGATCGTACAGCTTGTTTGCACGGGCCGGGAAAAAGACGCCTTTTTTCAAAACCTGCACGCGAGCGCCGATCTCAAACATGTCGCCCGCGGGCGCATAGGCCGTGTCCTGCACGTTCATCTCCTGCAGCAGATCCTTCACCGACTCGGACGTCTGCGCTTCCACCGTGCATTGGTTAATCGAGCCGGTCACGAGATAATCCGCCCCGAGCACGAGCGCCGCCACCGCCGCTTCCGGGGTTCCGATGCCGCCGGCCGCTCCGATGCGAATCTTCTTCTTGTATCCGTATTTGACCATCATCTCTTCGCGCAGGCGAACGATCGACGGAAGCAGCACGGAAGAGACTCCCTGATCGGTATGTCCGCCGGAATCGGCCTCGACGGTGATGTCATCCGCCATCGGAACTTCACGAAGCAGATCTGCTTCCTCGCGCGTGATCCGCTGTTCCAGCAACAGCTTGTCGACGATGCGCTCCGGTGCCGGGCTCAGAAACGCCTCAGCAACTTCCGGGCGCGAGATTTTGGCGAGGATGCGGTTTTCGACGATCACGCCGCCTTCTGCCGAGCGTTTCAGCCCTTTCGCCCGGTAGCGAACCAATGCGGAGTTCACCGCCATGTAAGCGCTTGCTTCCACGTTTCGCACGCCGGTGCGTAGCAAGAGATCGACCGTCATCTCCTCCATCGATGGGCTGCCTTGGTTATGCAGCAGGTTCATACCATACGCCTCACCGCGCGTCAACGCCTGCTGAATCGTGCGGATCGCCTGTTCGATCTGCTCCAGCTTCATGCCACCGGTCCCGTAAAAACCCAGCATGCCCGCCTTGCCGACCTGAATGACCAGGCGCTCAGAAGCCACGCCGCGATACATCGAGCCCGTGACATAGGCATACTTCAAGTTATAATCCTTCTTGAACTCCTCATCCCCCAGCGATTCTGCCGTGCTCACCCTTCTCGACACACGCACGATCGGCCCGCTCACAGCTTCCCTCACCGGCACGACCTCCACCGGAGCCAGAGCAGGCGCCTCAACAGCGGCTGCCACCTCCGCGACCGACGCTTTCGTCACCTCAGGCACAGTCACAGACACCGCCACAGCCACCGGCACCACCTCTTCCGCCTCCTCCGCGTCATCCGCTTCCGGCTCGATCACGAGCGGTTCCGCTTTGCGGCGGATCGTGGTGACGAGCTTGGTCAGGACATTGCCCGGCCCAACCTCTTCGATCTCGATCTCGCCAAGGCCCATCAGATAGCGCACGCTGTCCGTCCACTTGACCGGAGACACGATCTGCTGCACCAAATTATCCTTCACCTGCCGTTGCTTATACGGACGCGCAGAAATGTTCGAGATGACTGGAATCTCCAGTTTTGAAAATTCAAACGATTCCAGATACGCTTCAAAACTCCGCTTGCTCTCCGCCATATACCGGGAATGGAAAGCACCGCTCACATTGAGCGGAATGTACATGCGCACGCCCGCTTCCTCAAAAAACGGCTGCGCGCGCAGGATGTCCGTATTCAAGCCAGCGATGACGATCTGGCCCGGCGAATTGTGGTTGGCGATGTCGATCCCGTCCAGCCCGTTCTCCATCAGCACCCGGTCGATCTGCTCCACCGTAAACCCGATCACCGCCGCCATGCCCCCACCGCTCGCAAGGCTCATCAGTTCGCCCCGCTTCTTGACCATCCGCAGACCGGTAGCAAAATCAAACGCCCCTGCTGCAAACAGCGCATTGTACTCACCCAAGCTGTGCCCGGCCACATAATCCGGCTTGCCTCCCGTCTCCTGCACCTTCTTGAGAAAACTCAGTGCGCTGACCACATACAGAGCCGGCTGCGTGTACTGCGTCTGGTCCAGCTGATTATCCGGGTCCTCCAAGCATAGCCTTTTGATGGAATAGCCCAAGATCTCATCCGCTTGTGCCATCAGTTCTGCAAACTCGTCAAACAGCGTACCTCCCATGCCTTTGTGCTGAGAACTTTGTCCAGGAAACACGTATGCTTTCATAGGTTGTCCTCCCTTTCTGATGCGCAATGAAATGAGTTGCTCCAATTGCTCGCAAACCTTGTTGAAGTTCTTGAGATCCTGCTGATACGGCGTGAGGACCGCATAGCTTTGCGAGAGCGAATCCTGTTTAAAATTCCGCTTGGCCAGATTAGCCAGCGTTCCCGAAGGACCCAAGTCCACGTACAGGCAATCGTCTCCCTGCTCCAGCGCCTGCACCGCTTCGGCAAAGCGAATCGGCTGTCGCGCCACCTCCCAGAAATACTCGCTCCTCAGCGCCGTCTCCCGCCGCCCGGTCACCCCGGAATAAAATCGCACTCGAGGCTGGCGATACGAGAGCCCGCGCAGCCGCGCCACATAGGAAGCGGCAGCCGGATCAATCCATGAGGAATGGTACGCAAAGGAGGCCGGCAGAATCTGATAGGTGATGCCTTTCTCCCGCAGCGCCTCCCCGATGCTCGGCAGCATCGCCGCCGGGCCGGCCACCACAAAATGCGCGTCCGAATTGATCGACGCCATCTCCGTGTTCTGACGCAAGAGCAGCATCCTGTCATAGAGGCTCGGCTCCTGCAGAATCCCGATCATCCCGCCGGGGAGACAGGTAGCCTCAAACGCCTTGGCCTGCTCCACCACCAACTCCAACGCTACCTCCACATCGAGCACACCTGCCACAGCCGCCGCCGCGAACTCGCCCATGCTGCTGCCAAGGACCGCATCTGGCTTGACCCCGCGGGCCATCAGCGCCTGCGCCAGCGCATATTCCACCATGAAGATCGCGGGGTGGGTCAGCAGCGTCCGTTCAAACGGCTCGTCTCGGCGCTTGTCCTCCGCATACAGACGCGCCAGCACCGACTCCCCAACGAGCGGCGTCACCATCTCGTCCAACTTGTTCATCCACTTGCGAAACTCAGATACCTCCTCATAGAGCCCTCGACCCATCTGGTAAAACTGAGAACCCTGCCCGGAGAAAAGAAACACTACCGGATTGCCCATCCATGTCCCTCCTGAACGCGACTAGTCTGCCTTGATTTATTTAAAATTGAACAATTGTCCCTGATTCTTGCGCATCCGAAACCGGACAAAATGCTCTATTTTCTCAATCTGAAAATAGATATTGTGCTCCAGCACATCCCGAAACGCCATGCCCGGCTCCTTGCCATAAGAATGACCCGGATACACCCGCACATGAGGGGGAGTGGACTTGCGAATCCTCTGAAAACTGTCATGCATCTGCTCCGGGGAACCTCCGGCCCCATCACAGACGCCGCAGCCTTCAATAAACACCGTATCCCCTGTGATCAGATCGTCTGCGAGCCGAAAACAAGCCCCGCCGGCCGTGTGCCCTGGCGTCAGCATGCAGGTGATAGGCGTCTCTCCCAGCCAGATCGTCTCCCCCTCCTCAAACGGATGCAGATTCCGACATACGAACCCGTAGGCATCGATCTCCTTGACCGACATGTACGCCCGCGCCGCCGGGTGGAGCTTGAGCAGCGGCTCCACCTTGTTGACATGATCGTGATGCGAATGTGTCAGCAGGATGCAAGCCAACTCCGCCTCCAATGAGCGAAGCATCCCGTCGAGCAACTCCAAGTCCCAAGCCGGGTCCACCACAGCCGCCTGCCGGGTTGCTTTGTCTACGAGTATGTACGCATAATTTTTCATGAACAAAAACTCAACCTTTAACGGGTGTAACTCATAGCTCCGCCTCATCCTTCCTCCCCTCTCTTCAAGTCCTAAAAAGCAAGCACAAAAAAGTAGAGGAATGATCTCCTCTACTTTTTTGTGCTTGCTTTGGCTATTTATATATATATCTTCTTCCACCTTGCACAACAGATCCTGCACAGCCTCCAAGTTCAAACGGCAGTCCTTGGGACAGGCAATCGCAAAGACACGCTCCCCACTACCCAGCCCGCAACTCGGAACTGCGGAAAATGAGAGTAAGCCGCCAACTCGTCGCAATGAGAGATGCTAACCTGCAGATTGAGAGCGGCAGGGTGTACGATCAGCGGCTGGTGAAGAATCCCCCGATAGCGCACAGCAAACGCTCAACCAAGCGCTGTACGGGTCCACTCCCCCTCACACGTCAAGTCCCTGCACGAAGCTCTCCAGAGGACACACTTCCCCCATGCTTCTTCCTCTCAATGCGATTCAATATGATACCCTAAGTTCCTTCAACGTGCCTAAACATCGATTAAATTAGCTTAGGTATTTTCTTAGATTCAACCAAATATCCGACCAACGAACTTACGAATTGAACAACATAACCCATTACACGAATACAGCTTAATACTACTCTCATTCAACTTTGTTCGTCAAGGATTACTTACTAGAGACCTATTTATTCTATCCCCAGGTCTTGATATGGTATGGTAAAATAATACATGGTATAATGTTGTAAAATATACTATTTTTTGCTTGGATATTTATTCAACATAATACACAAGTTGGGGGATGGCTATTTTGAATTGGTACGTACTATTCGTAGAAACCGGTCAAGAAGAGGTGGTGCAAAAGTTCCTGAACCTGTACTTTGATGAAACTTCCCTCCATTCTGTCGTACCGAAACGCAGAGTCCCCGAGAAGAAGGCAGGCGCTGTCAAGCACGTGCTGAAGAAAATATTCCCCGGCTACGTGT
This genomic window contains:
- the fabD gene encoding ACP S-malonyltransferase, whose amino-acid sequence is MGNPVVFLFSGQGSQFYQMGRGLYEEVSEFRKWMNKLDEMVTPLVGESVLARLYAEDKRRDEPFERTLLTHPAIFMVEYALAQALMARGVKPDAVLGSSMGEFAAAAVAGVLDVEVALELVVEQAKAFEATCLPGGMIGILQEPSLYDRMLLLRQNTEMASINSDAHFVVAGPAAMLPSIGEALREKGITYQILPASFAYHSSWIDPAAASYVARLRGLSYRQPRVRFYSGVTGRRETALRSEYFWEVARQPIRFAEAVQALEQGDDCLYVDLGPSGTLANLAKRNFKQDSLSQSYAVLTPYQQDLKNFNKVCEQLEQLISLRIRKGGQPMKAYVFPGQSSQHKGMGGTLFDEFAELMAQADEILGYSIKRLCLEDPDNQLDQTQYTQPALYVVSALSFLKKVQETGGKPDYVAGHSLGEYNALFAAGAFDFATGLRMVKKRGELMSLASGGGMAAVIGFTVEQIDRVLMENGLDGIDIANHNSPGQIVIAGLNTDILRAQPFFEEAGVRMYIPLNVSGAFHSRYMAESKRSFEAYLESFEFSKLEIPVISNISARPYKQRQVKDNLVQQIVSPVKWTDSVRYLMGLGEIEIEEVGPGNVLTKLVTTIRRKAEPLVIEPEADDAEEAEEVVPVAVAVSVTVPEVTKASVAEVAAAVEAPALAPVEVVPVREAVSGPIVRVSRRVSTAESLGDEEFKKDYNLKYAYVTGSMYRGVASERLVIQVGKAGMLGFYGTGGMKLEQIEQAIRTIQQALTRGEAYGMNLLHNQGSPSMEEMTVDLLLRTGVRNVEASAYMAVNSALVRYRAKGLKRSAEGGVIVENRILAKISRPEVAEAFLSPAPERIVDKLLLEQRITREEADLLREVPMADDITVEADSGGHTDQGVSSVLLPSIVRLREEMMVKYGYKKKIRIGAAGGIGTPEAAVAALVLGADYLVTGSINQCTVEAQTSESVKDLLQEMNVQDTAYAPAGDMFEIGARVQVLKKGVFFPARANKLYDLYRQFNSLEEIDEKTRRILQERYFKRSFDEVYREVQAYVAPQEIEKADRNPKHKMGLIFKWYFGYSSRMALSGDAEHTVDYQVHCGPALGAFNRWVKGTSLESWRARHVDVIGEKLMRETADLLSRRISELVGL
- a CDS encoding MBL fold metallo-hydrolase; its protein translation is MRRSYELHPLKVEFLFMKNYAYILVDKATRQAAVVDPAWDLELLDGMLRSLEAELACILLTHSHHDHVNKVEPLLKLHPAARAYMSVKEIDAYGFVCRNLHPFEEGETIWLGETPITCMLTPGHTAGGACFRLADDLITGDTVFIEGCGVCDGAGGSPEQMHDSFQRIRKSTPPHVRVYPGHSYGKEPGMAFRDVLEHNIYFQIEKIEHFVRFRMRKNQGQLFNFK